Proteins found in one Apostichopus japonicus isolate 1M-3 chromosome 16, ASM3797524v1, whole genome shotgun sequence genomic segment:
- the LOC139981916 gene encoding uncharacterized protein gives MKNGSKQKKRKHKRVAKSRNRVNYNEIRSAISKELLKSAGFILPFDMHFWKRIALKLSWPRSKLSQSVHRLYTIWEENRGNVRSVLEAKETLHTSQEPPNSLPEEKTMIRVSKRFRKVKRYTDEWTSHRELHCICRTVYNPLLQYIECQKCKMWYHYKCVGIPTHIVNDENIHYVCGLNNCNGNVREFWTTMGIQSESLPTFSPNLRISLRDSILVQHQDDDGCRNDEHHDDAHRYDEQSDDANRNDQEKDDLNRSDEHNDDANRNDQEIYDLNRSDDYNDDAYRNDEQNDDPFRNYEQQSDAETPFAERRTRNKGIKKIPFLIQDNEDLVSKEKDKFRKDDGQESVDCVDTNIEKSAHSSKKDYDDLDETLDSYPQHHTHYVDLSTECKPIVAAQQDNEDLEYEEKYNFRKINEQEIFTTESKPRKDKIQFFNRVLPKKVSFVFPKKAWIRLKRTQRGRCFGRGEWQKPVLKIVRESNPYCSFNFQYHRVSTSLLRKRKGPAFWTKAKCQFDNCQCNLKMEVNNLLNGSIVYYGNVHHSKEDIKARHIRRSERRDILSTFSVGSVKPMKLQINKLSTIDNSVYESGNRDGHVYQKLSSESRANNRMDIDELKSLVTLMEKQKLEVNADANIVGYIQHISIKPLFVICFTEGGMRAWHDICGKDVVFWDATGSCIQSTLTRKRILYYELSVRSTISRQTTLHVTILISDDHSLPTIKYWLMVFRHAEKTTFGHNRCVTPKQINSDRAAALDVFNGENFNAFYSRAWRIVTGSASKADFQKTIPHSCASHLMNNAKRIAKKHYKRFYSLGMHMISLLMNCQTLTEFSSSLYDIAIVLLSNISGATLKQSIERLDERLERIGQHMEAEWNDKYESVEVTDHDNQLSAKSEDDCLSEQISSFTSHFKYIIAKVNDALSKEADNASLSVQIQRSNKYRSFFIR, from the coding sequence ATGAAAAATGGAAGCAAGCAGAAGAAACGAAAACACAAGAGAGTAGCAAAATCGCGCAACAGAGTAAATTACAACGAAATTCGCTCTGCAATATCAAAAGAACTTTTGAAATCAGCTGGATTTATACTTCCATTCGATATGCATTTTTGGAAGAGAATCGCTTTGAAATTGTCATGGCCAAGGAGCAAACTTTCGCAATCTGTTCATCGGTTGTATACGATATGGGAAGAAAATCGAGGGAATGTCCGAAGTGTTCTGGAAGCTAAAGAAACATTGCATACTAGTCAAGAACCACCAAACAGTTTaccagaagaaaaaacaatgatAAGAGTGTCGAAACGTTTTCGGAAAGTCAAACGCTATACAGATGAGTGGACATCTCATCGAGAGCTGCATTGCATTTGTCGAACAGTTTATAACCCACTGTTGCAATACATAGAATGCCAAAAATGCAAAATGTGGTACCATTACAAATGTGTTGGGATTCCTACACACATTGTAAATGATGAGAACATTCACTATGTTTGTGGTTTGAATAACTGTAATGGCAATGTCAGAGAATTTTGGACGACAATGGGAATCCAAAGTGAATCTCTTCCCACTTTTTCACCGAACCTTAGAATTTCACTGCGCGATTCAATCCTCGTACAACATCAGGACGATGACGGTTGTCGAAATGATGAACATCACGATGACGCTCATCGATATGATGAACAAAGCGATGATGCTAATCGAAATGACCAAGAAAAAGATGATTTAAATCGAAGTGATGAACATAACGATGATGCCAATCGAAATGATCAAGAGATATATGATTTAAATCGAAGTGATGATTATAACGATGATGCTTATCGAAATGATGAACAAAACGATGACCCTTTTCGAAATTATGAACAGCAAAGTGATGCAGAAACACCCTTTGCAGAAAGAAGAACACGCAACAaaggtattaaaaaaatacCGTTCCTCATACAGGACAACGAAGACCTCGTATctaaagaaaaagacaaattcCGAAAGGATGATGGACAAGAGAGCGTTGACTGTGTCGATACCAATATCGAGAAAAGTGCGCACAGCTCAAAAAAAGACTACGATGATTTAGACGAAACTTTAGACAGTTATCCGCAACACCATACACATTATGTCGACCTTTCAACAGAATGCAAACCAATTGTTGCGGCTCAACAGGACAATGAAGATCTTGAGTATGAAGAAAAATACAATTTCAGAAAAATTAATGAACAAGAGATCTTCACTACAGAGAGCAAACCTCGCAAGgacaaaattcaattttttaatCGAGTCCTCCCTAAGAAGGTTTCCTTTGTTTTCCCTAAGAAGGCCTGGATACGTTTGAAGAGAACCCAAAGGGGTAGATGTTTTGGCCGAGGAGAGTGGCAAAAGCCTGTATTAAAGATCGTGCGAGAATCAAATCCCTACTGCTCATTCAATTTTCAGTACCACAGGGTAAGTACATCCTTACTGAGGAAGCGAAAGGGTCCCGCTTTCTGGACAAAAGCCAAATGCCAATTCGACAATTGCCAGTGCAACTTGAAAATGGAAGTTAATAACTTGCTGAATGGGAGTATTGTTTATTACGGTAACGTCCATCATTCGAAAGAAGATATCAAAGCTCGGCATATACGACGTTCAGAAAGAAGAGATATCTTATCAACATTTTCAGTAGGATCCGTGAAACCGATGAAACTACAAATCAACAAATTATCGACGATTGATAATTCAGTTTATGAATCGGGCAATCGAGATGGGCACGTTTATCAAAAGCTTTCAAGTGAGTCCAGGGCAAACAACCGTATGGATATAGACGAGTTGAAAAGCTTGGTAACTTTAATGGAAAAACAGAAGTTGGAAGTTAATGCAGATGCAAACATCGTTGGATACATTCAGCATATATCCATTAAACCCTTGTTTGTCATTTGCTTCACTGAGGGTGGGATGCGGGCATGGCACGATATTTGTGGAAAAGATGTTGTATTTTGGGATGCTACCGGGAGCTGCATACAATCTACTTTGACGAGAAAAAGAATTCTATATTACGAATTGTCAGTAAGAAGTACTATATCTCGTCAAACGACTCTACACGTCACCATTTTAATCAGCGACGATCACTCATTGCCAACCATTAAATATTGGCTGATGGTCTTCAGACATGCTGAAAAAACAACATTTGGTCACAACCGCTGTGTAACACCGAAGCAAATAAACAGCGACCGAGCAGCGGCTTTAGACGTTTTTAATGGGGAAAATTTTAACGCATTCTACTCAAGAGCATGGAGAATTGTTACCGGATCAGCAAGTAAGGCTGATTTCCAGAAGACGATACCCCATTCGTGTGCCAGCCATCTAATGAATAATGCAAAGCGAATTGCAAAGAAACATTATAAACGTTTCTACAGTCTTGGAATGCACATGATAAGTTTACTAATGAACTGTCAAACATTAACGGAATTTTCATCTTCATTATATGACATTGCAATAGTTTTGTTGTCAAATATATCCGGAGCGACATTGAAACAGTCGATTGAAAGATTGGATGAAAGGCTGGAGCGTATAGGACAACACATGGAAGCAGAATGGAATGATAAGTACGAATCGGTCGAGGTGACAGATCATGACAACCAATTGTCAGCAAAGAGTGAAGACGATTGTTTATCAGAGCAAATATCTAGTTTTACCAGTCATTTCAAGTATATTATTGCTAAAGTCAACGATGCTTTAAGTAAAGAGGCAGATAATGCAAGCCTATCTGTACAAATACAACGTAGTAATAAATACAGGAGTTTTTTCATCAGATAG